In a genomic window of uncultured Sphaerochaeta sp.:
- a CDS encoding ABC transporter substrate-binding protein translates to MTGLKRVSVVALALLMVVTSVFAQGTKEEATAGKQVELTVLNYIDMSEPNSANEIAMVWDKFAAENPDIKLVREDLFNEPFHQKTEAYVASGQVPDVLYMWPSGRSTSLHTTKSVKDLMPFLEKDGMVDDYNPAALAPQFAGFVGELPNGLTTTHMLYVNAKVLRENGLSIPKSYAEMKAMVGPLKAKGIDLIAMDNMDAWVMQSCLFSMVVGRFGGVDWYEKLAAGSIKFTDPWFVSSLALIDDMYKSGMLNRNSLSSPYGSSRGSFAAGKAAFYIDGDWSTASFQTDITTGKALISPASQQSDFELMVIPNLPGEVISNSNSGVVGTGWGMSANIPAGSAKEEAAWRLIKYLQGEYVQTYRLTTGASFPSNLNVDVEKVVKEKNLEPFIAKRAAYYAAYTTITPVIDGVLHSDVYNVINTGLQEIGLGSKAPAQVASEVQKAWDTWKKNQ, encoded by the coding sequence ATGACTGGACTGAAAAGAGTTTCCGTAGTGGCTCTTGCGTTGCTGATGGTCGTGACATCAGTGTTTGCGCAGGGAACCAAGGAAGAGGCGACTGCAGGCAAGCAGGTTGAACTCACCGTGCTCAATTACATCGACATGTCCGAGCCGAACAGTGCAAATGAGATTGCAATGGTTTGGGACAAGTTCGCAGCAGAGAATCCGGATATCAAACTGGTTCGTGAGGACCTGTTCAATGAGCCGTTCCACCAGAAGACCGAGGCGTATGTTGCCAGCGGCCAGGTGCCCGATGTACTGTACATGTGGCCCAGCGGGCGCAGCACAAGCCTCCACACCACCAAGAGTGTGAAGGACCTGATGCCGTTCCTCGAGAAGGATGGTATGGTTGATGACTACAATCCGGCTGCCCTGGCTCCTCAGTTTGCCGGGTTTGTTGGAGAACTCCCCAACGGTCTGACCACCACCCACATGCTCTATGTCAACGCCAAGGTGCTGAGAGAGAATGGTCTTTCCATTCCCAAGAGCTATGCTGAGATGAAGGCCATGGTAGGTCCTCTGAAGGCAAAGGGCATCGATCTCATCGCCATGGACAACATGGATGCTTGGGTCATGCAGAGCTGCCTTTTCTCGATGGTTGTAGGCCGCTTCGGTGGTGTTGACTGGTACGAGAAGCTTGCTGCCGGTTCGATCAAGTTCACCGATCCCTGGTTCGTCAGCTCCCTCGCCCTGATTGATGACATGTACAAGTCCGGCATGCTGAACCGCAACAGCCTCAGCAGCCCCTACGGTTCATCCCGCGGCAGTTTTGCAGCAGGCAAGGCAGCCTTCTACATCGATGGTGACTGGTCGACCGCTTCGTTCCAGACCGATATCACCACTGGCAAGGCTCTGATCAGCCCCGCTTCCCAGCAGAGCGATTTCGAGCTCATGGTCATTCCCAATCTCCCCGGCGAAGTCATCAGCAACTCCAACAGTGGTGTTGTCGGTACCGGTTGGGGCATGAGCGCCAACATTCCTGCCGGCTCCGCCAAGGAAGAGGCTGCTTGGAGATTGATCAAGTACTTGCAGGGTGAGTATGTGCAGACCTACCGCCTTACCACCGGTGCTTCCTTCCCCTCCAACCTCAACGTCGATGTTGAGAAAGTGGTAAAGGAAAAGAATCTTGAGCCGTTCATCGCCAAGCGCGCTGCATACTATGCTGCGTACACCACGATCACCCCGGTTATCGACGGTGTGCTTCACAGCGATGTCTACAACGTCATCAACACCGGCCTGCAGGAAATCGGACTTGGTTCGAAGGCTCCCGCCCAGGTTGCCAGCGAAGTGCAGAAGGCATGGGATACCTGGAAGAAGAACCAGTAA
- a CDS encoding glycoside hydrolase family 2 protein translates to MDRLSINGTWHLSPLKSDEVAQFCPYFLTHDHIDCTLPGDIHSALLSQGLIPDPYQGCNELDIQWVGKHDWVLTKPVDISEEQLAAGSAVLTLTMADTFITLLVNEVEIGRCDNQFRRWRFDVQHALRKGENTLKLVFESAERRAIEEAAKLPYPIPYSVYPVSAKHRNLVRKTQCHSGWDWGPCILSFGVYEEIHLQFVQEGLVESVSCTTKEVDEATWDLTVEVMYNAKARQKLPCRAEIADSMQEGSIETIVGMNKITFRLLCHDIQRWWPNGEGKAVLYPLTLTIGGQEVTKRIGFRTLTVKTEENGEGGKGMVFSVNGRDLFAKGANWIPMDALFSRITRDRYDQLLQACVDANMNMIRVWGGGLYEHEDFYDLCDEKGLLIWQDCMFSCAMYPSNPEFLASVEAELRYQVPRLKDHPSLALWCGNNEDLGAITWYEESLKNRDRYVIDYDRLNEGVVAKVIAELDPERTWWPSSPSAGPGDFSDNWHDDSRGDMHFWSVWHEGKRFEAYYEINPRFVSEFGYQSFPSLSTVASYAPPTMWNLTSPVMEHHQKNDRGNSIIIENFSRYFRFPSDFEQMLYLSQVQQAMAMRMAIEYWRTTMPHCMGTLYWQLNDNWPVASWSSIDYTGKWKLLHYAAKRFYAPALPIAYQKEDGKVEVYVVNDGPKPIMDAKLSVKFCSFDGQKLGKQEYRLDVKEKSSTHLCTLDLHRKPKLDKTKSFLYLKLKSDDLYMENCLLLAESKKCSLEDPGIETVVSKASGGFSITVSCRNPAFEVALDAGSLKGVFSDNLFAIRPTAQKVVLFKTQEKITVKQMRDSLKVFDLYHASRA, encoded by the coding sequence ATGGACAGACTTTCCATCAACGGGACATGGCACCTCTCCCCGCTCAAAAGCGATGAGGTTGCCCAGTTTTGCCCCTATTTCCTTACCCATGACCATATCGATTGCACCCTCCCGGGTGACATACACTCAGCCCTGCTTTCACAGGGCCTTATCCCCGATCCCTACCAAGGATGCAACGAACTGGACATCCAGTGGGTGGGCAAACACGATTGGGTTCTCACCAAACCAGTGGATATCAGCGAAGAACAGCTTGCAGCCGGCTCAGCAGTCCTTACGCTCACCATGGCAGACACCTTCATCACCCTTTTGGTCAATGAGGTGGAGATAGGCAGGTGCGACAACCAATTCCGGCGCTGGCGCTTTGATGTGCAGCATGCACTCAGGAAGGGAGAGAACACCCTCAAGCTGGTGTTCGAAAGTGCCGAGAGGCGCGCTATCGAGGAAGCGGCAAAGCTTCCCTACCCCATTCCCTACTCGGTCTATCCGGTCTCAGCCAAACACAGGAATCTGGTTCGCAAGACCCAGTGCCACAGCGGGTGGGACTGGGGTCCGTGCATCCTCAGCTTTGGTGTGTATGAGGAGATCCATCTGCAGTTTGTCCAGGAGGGCTTGGTGGAATCGGTCAGTTGCACGACCAAAGAGGTGGATGAGGCAACCTGGGACCTCACCGTGGAAGTCATGTACAATGCAAAGGCCAGGCAGAAGCTCCCCTGCCGTGCAGAGATTGCCGATTCCATGCAGGAAGGAAGCATCGAAACGATTGTCGGCATGAACAAGATCACCTTCCGCCTGCTCTGCCACGATATCCAGAGGTGGTGGCCCAATGGGGAAGGCAAGGCTGTGCTCTATCCTCTCACGCTCACCATCGGGGGGCAGGAGGTGACCAAGCGCATAGGCTTCAGGACCCTCACCGTCAAAACAGAGGAAAATGGGGAAGGCGGCAAGGGCATGGTCTTCTCCGTCAACGGACGGGACCTCTTTGCAAAGGGTGCGAACTGGATTCCCATGGATGCGCTCTTTTCCAGAATCACCAGGGATCGGTATGACCAGCTGTTGCAAGCGTGTGTCGATGCCAATATGAATATGATCCGCGTATGGGGAGGTGGGCTCTACGAGCATGAGGATTTCTACGACCTCTGTGATGAGAAAGGCCTGCTCATCTGGCAGGACTGCATGTTCAGCTGTGCCATGTATCCCTCGAACCCGGAATTCCTCGCCTCGGTGGAGGCAGAGCTCCGCTATCAGGTTCCGCGCCTGAAGGATCATCCGTCTTTGGCATTGTGGTGCGGAAACAACGAAGACTTGGGAGCCATCACCTGGTACGAGGAATCGCTGAAGAACAGGGACCGCTATGTCATCGACTATGACCGTCTCAACGAGGGTGTGGTGGCAAAGGTCATAGCAGAGCTCGATCCCGAGCGGACCTGGTGGCCCTCCAGCCCCTCTGCAGGACCCGGGGACTTCTCGGACAACTGGCATGATGACAGCAGGGGTGATATGCACTTCTGGTCGGTCTGGCATGAGGGCAAGCGCTTTGAGGCATACTATGAGATCAATCCACGCTTTGTCAGCGAGTTCGGCTACCAGAGCTTCCCCTCCCTCTCCACGGTTGCAAGCTATGCACCACCTACCATGTGGAACCTGACCAGCCCGGTCATGGAACACCACCAGAAGAATGATCGGGGAAATTCAATCATCATCGAGAACTTCTCCCGCTACTTCCGCTTCCCTTCCGATTTTGAGCAGATGCTCTATCTCTCGCAGGTACAGCAAGCGATGGCGATGAGGATGGCGATCGAGTACTGGAGAACCACCATGCCCCACTGCATGGGGACCTTGTACTGGCAGCTCAATGACAACTGGCCGGTCGCCTCCTGGTCCTCCATCGACTACACGGGCAAGTGGAAGCTGCTGCACTATGCCGCCAAGCGCTTCTATGCACCAGCCCTTCCCATCGCCTACCAGAAAGAGGACGGCAAGGTTGAGGTGTATGTGGTCAATGATGGACCGAAGCCGATCATGGATGCCAAGCTTTCGGTCAAGTTCTGCTCGTTTGATGGACAGAAACTGGGAAAGCAGGAGTATCGTCTCGATGTCAAGGAGAAGAGCAGCACGCACTTGTGCACGCTGGACTTGCACCGCAAGCCCAAGCTGGACAAGACCAAGTCCTTCCTTTACCTGAAACTCAAGAGCGATGATCTGTACATGGAGAACTGCCTTTTGCTTGCAGAGAGCAAGAAATGCTCACTTGAGGACCCCGGCATCGAAACCGTGGTGAGCAAGGCCAGTGGGGGCTTCTCCATCACGGTCAGCTGCAGGAACCCGGCCTTTGAGGTTGCCCTGGATGCAGGAAGCCTGAAAGGGGTGTTCTCGGACAACCTCTTTGCCATCAGGCCGACTGCCCAGAAGGTGGTCCTGTTCAAGACCCAGGAAAAGATCACCGTCAAGCAGATGCGAGACAGTCTGAAGGTCTTTGACCTTTATCACGCAAGCAGAGCTTGA
- a CDS encoding diphosphate--fructose-6-phosphate 1-phosphotransferase: MDISPLQRVRYAYQPKLPAILRENIADVAPILGEKTSSATDQEAIKALFPHTYGLPRVSFSKGKNDKIAQKRNVGVILSGGQAPGGHNVISGLFDALKAANPDNTLYGFKGGPSGILEDSYKIIDSDFLQAYRNTGGFDIIGSGRTKLETAEQFEVCAQVCKKHDINALVIIGGDDSNTNAAVLAEYFLAKDHGIQVIGCPKTIDGDLKNEFIEVSFGFDTATKTYSELIGNIERDANSAKKYWHFIKLMGRSASHIALECALETQPNICLVSEEVEARKQSLVSIVDSIAQAVAKRADNGNNFGVVLIPEGLVEFIPEIKSLIEEINHLLAKEEAAFNALSETAARISFVASHLSKASQGAFTVLPEEIKAQLLMDRDPHGNVQVSRIETDKLLAAMVEIRLKQMRKDGSYKGKFSWMTHFFGYEGRCAFPTNFDADYCYSLGYNAYMLIAGGLSGYLSSVTNLSASADSWQAGGIPITMMMNMEVRHGEKKPVIKKALVELDGAPFKYFAAHRDTWAVETCFTYPGAVQYFGPEEVCDRTTVTLALEQAK; the protein is encoded by the coding sequence ATGGACATTTCCCCTTTGCAACGTGTTCGGTATGCCTACCAGCCCAAGCTTCCGGCAATCCTGAGAGAGAACATTGCTGATGTGGCCCCCATCCTCGGGGAGAAGACCAGCTCGGCCACCGACCAAGAGGCCATCAAGGCTCTCTTTCCCCATACCTACGGCCTTCCCCGTGTCTCTTTCTCCAAGGGCAAAAACGACAAGATCGCACAGAAGCGCAATGTCGGGGTAATTCTCAGCGGTGGGCAGGCTCCCGGTGGACACAATGTCATCAGCGGACTTTTCGACGCCCTGAAGGCTGCAAACCCCGATAACACGCTCTATGGTTTCAAAGGCGGCCCGTCCGGCATCCTTGAAGACTCCTACAAGATCATAGACAGCGACTTCTTGCAGGCATACCGCAACACTGGTGGGTTTGACATCATCGGAAGCGGAAGAACCAAGCTCGAGACTGCAGAGCAGTTCGAAGTCTGCGCTCAGGTATGCAAGAAGCACGATATCAACGCATTGGTCATCATTGGTGGTGACGACTCCAATACCAACGCAGCGGTACTTGCCGAGTACTTCCTGGCGAAAGACCACGGTATCCAGGTCATCGGCTGCCCGAAGACCATTGATGGCGACCTGAAGAACGAATTCATCGAAGTCTCCTTTGGTTTTGACACCGCCACCAAGACCTACAGTGAGTTGATCGGAAACATCGAGCGTGATGCAAACAGTGCAAAGAAGTACTGGCACTTCATCAAGCTCATGGGACGCAGTGCCAGCCACATCGCCTTGGAGTGTGCACTCGAGACCCAGCCGAACATCTGTCTGGTAAGTGAGGAAGTCGAGGCTCGGAAGCAGAGCTTGGTGAGCATCGTCGACTCAATTGCACAGGCTGTTGCCAAGCGAGCGGACAACGGCAACAACTTCGGCGTCGTCCTGATCCCCGAAGGGCTGGTGGAGTTCATTCCCGAGATCAAGTCCCTGATCGAGGAGATCAACCACCTGCTTGCAAAAGAAGAGGCAGCCTTCAACGCCCTTTCCGAAACTGCTGCGCGCATCAGTTTCGTTGCCAGCCATCTGAGCAAGGCTTCACAGGGTGCCTTCACCGTGCTTCCCGAAGAGATCAAGGCCCAGCTTCTTATGGACCGCGACCCCCACGGCAACGTGCAGGTCTCCCGCATCGAAACCGACAAGCTGCTTGCAGCCATGGTTGAGATCCGTCTGAAGCAGATGAGGAAGGACGGAAGCTACAAGGGCAAGTTCAGCTGGATGACCCACTTCTTCGGCTATGAAGGCCGCTGTGCATTCCCGACCAACTTTGACGCTGACTACTGCTACAGCCTCGGCTACAATGCATACATGCTCATCGCCGGTGGTCTGAGCGGTTACCTCTCCTCGGTGACCAACCTCTCTGCGAGTGCAGACTCCTGGCAGGCCGGTGGCATCCCCATCACGATGATGATGAACATGGAAGTCCGTCACGGCGAGAAAAAGCCGGTCATCAAGAAAGCCTTGGTGGAACTGGATGGCGCGCCGTTCAAGTACTTCGCAGCCCATCGCGACACCTGGGCCGTGGAGACCTGCTTCACCTACCCCGGGGCCGTACAGTACTTCGGACCTGAGGAAGTGTGCGACCGCACCACCGTGACCCTGGCACTCGAACAGGCCAAATGA
- a CDS encoding glycoside hydrolase family 2 TIM barrel-domain containing protein, whose translation MYRTMPCNDGWLFHQGFDDAFLIVGFDDHHWEQVELPHTPQHFLPSYHEEGFHCKTYTYRKAYAVVLGEEETLSFRFEGIATSARFYWDGQLVAEHEGAYLPCTVEVGKRGTGVLTVVVDAQENALFPPFGGSMDYLSFAGIYRTASLMIHDNTYVSSLKAATPNLETIAVEGRATGCDGQEILLALLDKENLHAQGSAVVEDGTFSYTFSIPGLLPWSVDDPHLYTLQASLDGQVQQTVRIGVRTAHFAKEGFFLNGRKIELVGLNRHQDYPYLGYAAPPSLQVEDACILKELGVNLVRTSHYPQAPSFLDACDELGLLVFEEIPGWQHVSKESHWRKRCVEHVRAMIGRDCNHPSIILWGVRVNESPDDDELYKETNALARELDPHRMTGGVRNLRKSSFLEDVYTFNDFSSIGKGRALLPKKKVCSAQVPYLVTEFCGHMYPVKQADPPSLHTEHALRHYQVLDQARAMKGLAGVIGWCMHDYFTHANFGSGDQICYHGVLDINRVEKPAAAVYRSQVSQIPVLTLLSSFSGGDYPKAALPNAYVATNCELIRLSRNGKEVGLFAADRKRFPHLMHPPVLIDDFIGNRLMDEAYLGESERKHLAKLLGKVGRQGGQLKGLDTLRMAWVLLRHRLSYQDAVNLFNTYIGNWGGEAGTWVLEGLIGGKVVVSKAYRVGGQPTVVLKAVRTELSLLGPTYDMASIQVRVEREGDDRLLPYASIAYRVEVEGALRLASPGLDCTKGGCLVIYVRTIGQAGDAVVRVYTPLGDKEVHFTVG comes from the coding sequence ATGTACCGCACGATGCCTTGCAATGATGGTTGGCTGTTTCATCAGGGTTTTGATGATGCCTTTCTTATAGTCGGGTTCGATGATCATCACTGGGAGCAGGTTGAGTTGCCGCATACTCCCCAGCACTTCCTTCCCTCCTACCATGAGGAAGGATTCCACTGCAAAACCTACACCTACCGAAAAGCGTACGCTGTTGTCTTGGGAGAGGAGGAGACGCTCTCCTTCCGCTTTGAAGGCATTGCCACCAGTGCCCGCTTCTACTGGGACGGACAGCTGGTTGCCGAGCACGAGGGAGCGTATCTGCCGTGTACCGTGGAAGTCGGAAAGCGGGGAACCGGCGTTCTCACCGTGGTGGTGGACGCTCAGGAAAACGCATTGTTCCCTCCCTTCGGGGGAAGCATGGACTACCTCAGTTTTGCCGGCATCTACCGTACGGCCTCTCTCATGATTCACGACAACACGTATGTTTCCTCCCTGAAGGCTGCCACCCCCAATCTGGAGACTATTGCCGTGGAGGGGCGTGCGACAGGGTGTGACGGGCAGGAGATTCTGCTTGCACTGCTGGACAAGGAGAACCTGCATGCCCAAGGGAGTGCAGTCGTAGAGGACGGCACATTTTCCTACACCTTCAGCATTCCCGGCCTCCTGCCCTGGTCGGTGGATGATCCCCACCTGTATACGCTGCAGGCTTCCCTGGATGGACAGGTCCAACAAACGGTTCGCATCGGCGTACGGACAGCACACTTTGCAAAGGAGGGGTTCTTTCTCAATGGAAGGAAGATCGAACTGGTGGGATTGAACCGTCACCAGGACTACCCCTATCTTGGCTATGCGGCTCCTCCCTCATTGCAGGTTGAGGATGCGTGCATCCTCAAGGAGTTGGGGGTGAACCTCGTGCGTACCAGCCACTATCCCCAGGCCCCTTCCTTCCTGGATGCTTGTGACGAGCTGGGCTTGCTTGTGTTTGAGGAGATACCCGGCTGGCAGCATGTGAGCAAGGAGAGCCATTGGCGAAAGAGATGTGTTGAACACGTGAGAGCGATGATAGGGAGGGATTGCAACCATCCCTCGATCATCCTCTGGGGGGTTCGGGTCAATGAGTCGCCCGACGATGATGAGCTGTACAAAGAGACCAACGCACTTGCCCGCGAGCTCGATCCGCATCGCATGACAGGGGGAGTGCGGAACCTCAGGAAGAGCAGCTTCCTTGAGGACGTCTACACCTTCAACGATTTCTCCTCTATCGGGAAGGGAAGGGCCCTGCTGCCCAAGAAGAAGGTCTGCAGTGCCCAAGTTCCCTATCTGGTCACCGAGTTTTGCGGCCACATGTATCCGGTCAAGCAGGCGGACCCGCCTTCCCTGCACACCGAACATGCCTTGCGCCACTATCAGGTGCTCGATCAGGCCAGGGCGATGAAGGGCCTTGCAGGGGTGATAGGGTGGTGCATGCACGACTATTTCACCCATGCGAATTTTGGCAGTGGGGACCAGATCTGTTATCATGGGGTCTTGGATATCAACCGTGTGGAAAAACCTGCGGCAGCGGTGTACCGCAGCCAGGTCTCCCAAATCCCGGTGCTCACCCTGCTCTCCTCATTCTCGGGAGGAGATTATCCCAAGGCAGCTCTCCCGAACGCGTACGTTGCCACCAACTGCGAGCTCATCAGGCTCAGCCGCAACGGCAAGGAAGTGGGGCTCTTTGCTGCAGACAGAAAGCGTTTCCCCCATCTCATGCATCCTCCGGTCCTCATTGATGACTTCATCGGCAACCGGCTTATGGATGAGGCCTATCTTGGCGAGTCGGAGCGCAAGCACCTGGCAAAGCTTTTGGGCAAGGTGGGCAGACAAGGCGGCCAGCTCAAGGGGTTGGACACCCTCAGGATGGCGTGGGTGTTGCTTCGACACAGGCTCTCCTATCAGGATGCCGTCAATCTCTTCAATACCTACATCGGCAACTGGGGCGGTGAGGCGGGGACCTGGGTCCTGGAAGGCCTCATTGGCGGCAAGGTGGTGGTCTCCAAGGCCTATCGGGTGGGAGGTCAGCCGACGGTGGTGCTGAAGGCGGTCAGGACAGAGCTCTCCCTGCTCGGTCCCACCTACGATATGGCATCAATCCAGGTCCGGGTCGAACGGGAAGGGGACGATCGGTTGCTGCCCTATGCCTCCATCGCCTATCGCGTTGAGGTGGAAGGGGCGTTGCGTCTTGCAAGCCCTGGCCTGGACTGCACCAAGGGCGGCTGTTTGGTCATCTATGTACGGACCATCGGCCAAGCTGGTGATGCAGTGGTACGGGTGTACACTCCCTTGGGTGACAAGGAAGTGCATTTCACGGTAGGCTGA
- a CDS encoding DUF188 domain-containing protein: MLKLYVDADSCPKNLRQIVLKAVMRHSIPTFFVADRVLKDVQAAYQAHTATLRSEAQKQQGLDEQELRSLKSPITMVVVEAGMDSADDWIVQHSEMPCFAITHDVPLASRLVQKGMVVLDDRGKTLTGENMAQRLSLRNAMTEFREMGIFAEKHEPMNGKQVKAFSDAFDTLLTSLLKQYR, encoded by the coding sequence ATGCTCAAACTCTATGTAGACGCCGACTCATGTCCCAAGAACCTCCGTCAGATCGTGCTCAAGGCGGTCATGCGCCACTCCATCCCCACCTTCTTTGTAGCCGACCGAGTGCTCAAGGATGTCCAGGCGGCCTACCAGGCCCATACGGCAACACTGCGCAGTGAAGCCCAGAAGCAGCAGGGTTTGGACGAACAGGAGCTTCGCTCCCTCAAGAGCCCCATCACGATGGTGGTGGTTGAGGCTGGCATGGACAGTGCGGACGATTGGATCGTCCAGCACAGCGAAATGCCCTGTTTTGCCATCACCCATGATGTTCCGCTTGCCAGCCGTCTGGTCCAGAAGGGGATGGTGGTGCTCGATGACCGGGGGAAGACCCTGACCGGTGAGAACATGGCACAGCGTCTGAGTCTGCGCAATGCCATGACCGAGTTCAGGGAGATGGGGATTTTTGCCGAGAAACACGAGCCGATGAACGGCAAGCAGGTCAAGGCGTTCAGTGATGCTTTCGACACCCTGCTCACTTCCCTGTTGAAGCAATACCGCTGA
- a CDS encoding helix-turn-helix domain-containing protein yields the protein MKHTTLLLYRNAFERERVLSRLSGHPSLAIDCCPLSESWQTRAEPELLICYCRDLLFACQLRQQACERNLLLFTPPELGTTFDALEDTHCRTLNLACPEAVLGEALQALCRQPSSASESAAYLTRRERQILNLYLSGKDTREVAEQLGIQSSTVIAHKKHLFLKSGAHSVSQLLVWAMLKVPR from the coding sequence ATGAAACACACAACCCTGCTTCTCTATCGCAATGCTTTTGAACGCGAGCGGGTTCTCTCCCGTCTCTCCGGCCATCCTTCGCTTGCGATCGATTGCTGTCCCCTCTCCGAGTCCTGGCAGACACGGGCAGAACCTGAGTTGCTCATCTGTTACTGCCGAGACCTGCTGTTTGCCTGCCAACTGAGGCAACAAGCTTGTGAGAGAAACTTGCTGCTGTTCACCCCACCGGAATTGGGCACCACCTTCGATGCCCTGGAGGACACGCATTGCCGCACGCTCAATCTAGCCTGTCCGGAAGCCGTGCTCGGCGAGGCCTTGCAGGCGCTGTGCAGGCAGCCTTCTTCGGCATCAGAGAGTGCAGCGTACCTTACCAGAAGGGAACGGCAGATTCTCAACCTCTACCTCAGCGGCAAGGATACCAGGGAAGTGGCAGAGCAGCTGGGCATCCAGAGTTCCACGGTCATCGCGCACAAGAAGCATCTCTTTCTCAAGAGCGGGGCCCATTCGGTGAGCCAGCTTCTGGTATGGGCCATGCTCAAGGTTCCCCGCTAG